One Rhodoferax sp. GW822-FHT02A01 genomic window, GGAATACCGCATTCCCGCACGTGGACTCATCGGCTTCTCCAACGAATTCCTGAACTTGACACGTGGTTCCGGCCTGATCTCCAACATTTTTGACAGCTACGAGCCGCACAAGGGTGAAATCGGTGGCCGCAAGAACGGCGTGCTGATCTCCATGGACGATGGCGAAATCTTCACCTACGCACTGGGCAAGCTGGATGACCGCGGACGCATGTTCGTGAAGGCCAACGATCCAGTGTACGAAGGCATGATTGTGGGTATCCACAGCCGTGACAACGATCTGGTGGTGAACGCCACCCGCACCAAGCAGCTGACTAACTTCCGCGTATCCGGCAAGGAAGATGCGATCAAGATCACACCGCCGATTGAACTGACGCTGGAATACGGCGTGGAATTCATCGAGGAAGATGAGCTGGTTGAAATCACGCCCAAGTCGGTGCGTCTGCGCAAGCGTCACCTGAAGGAAAGCGATCGCAAACGCGCCAGCCGCTGATCCATGTCGACCCCATGAAGCTGCGCCACTCCCAGGCCGTCTTGCTGATGGTGCTGGTGGCCTTCCTGTGGTCTACCGCAGGGGTGGTCACCCGCCATCTGGAATTCGCCCGCAAATTTGAAGTGACCTTCTGGCGCTCTCTGTTTGCATCTATTAGCCTGATGCTGATCCTGCCTTACTTCCAGGGCAGGGCGGTTTTTCGCAAGATTCGGGACGCCGGGGTAGCACTCTGGCTTTCCGGCGTGTGCTGGGCGGTGATGTTTACGGCTTACATGGTGGCGTTCACGCTCACCAGTGTGGGCAACGTTCTGGTCATTCTGGCGGTAGGACCGCTGCTGACTGCCATTGCGGCGCGCATTTTCATTGGTTACCGCGTACCGTTGCGGACCTGGGTCGCGATTCTGGTGGCGGGTGCCGGCATCGCCTACATGTTTGCGTCGCAAGTCGGTTCGGCATCCATCGTGGGCAGCCTGGTGGCACTGACCATCCCCATTGCAGCGGCCGTGAACTGGACTATCAGCCAGCACTCGCATGACCAGGGTCACGACCTGGACCTGGTACCGGCGGTCATGCTGGGCGCCTTTCTGTCGACGGCCTCAACGTGTGTTCTGGCGTTCCCCTTGCAGGCCAGCATGCACGACGTTGTGCTGCTGGGCACATTGGGCGTCTTTCAGTTGGCTGTGCCTTGCGTTCTGTGCATGGTGTGCGCCAGGGTTTTGTCCGCACCTGAAATTTCGCTGTTGCAGTTGTTGGAAGTGATCTTCGGCATCCTGCTGGTATGGGTGGGCGCCAATGAAGCGCCAAGCACCTCGGTCCTGACCGGTGGCGTCCTGGTGATTGGCGCTCTGGTCGCCAACGAGTGGCTGGGCTGGAGGCGCCGCGTTCCGATTTCCTAACGGTTGCGGTCCTTCATGGCGCGCTCCACCTCGCGCTTGCCTTCACGGTCCTTGATGGTGTCGCGCTTGTCGTGTTCGGCCTTGCCCTTGGCCAGCGCCACTTCACACTTGACCTTGCCATTTTTCCAGTGCAGATTGATGGGAACCAGGGTGTAACCCTTTTGCTCCACTTTGCCGATCAGGCGTTTGATTTCTTCCTTGTGCAGCAACAGCTTCTTGGTGCGCACCTTGTCCGGACTCACGTGACTGGACGCCGTGTGCAAGGGGTTGATCTGCAGTCCGATGATGAACAGTTCGCCGTTGCGGATCACCACGTAGCCATCGGTAAGCTGCACCTTGCCTTCACGCAGGGACTTGACTTCCCAGCCTTCCAGCACAATGCCCGCCTCAACGCATTCCTCGAAGAAATAGTTGAAGGCGGCCTTTTTGTTATCGGCAATACGGGGAGCAGTTTCGGGTTTTTTGGCCATGGGGAGCAAATAGGGGCGAAGATTGGAAAAGAAAGCTGTGCTCTCAACAATGCACATTCAGGGCTTGTCTACAATCCCGCGCATAACCCCTATTCTATGAAAACTGTTCACAAGTCCGTTTTGATCTGGTACAGCCCGCAGGAAATGTATGTGCTGGTGAATGATGTGGCCCAGTATCCCAAGTTCCTGCCCTGGTGCGACCAAGGTACCGTGCTTGAGCAAGACGCCCATGGGATGTTGGCTGAAATAGGCATTTCGTTCAGCGGTGTGCACCAGAAATTCGTGACCCGCAACACCAACACCGAGTTCAGCCGAATTGAATTGAAGCTGGTGAAGGGGCCGTTCTCCAATCTGGATGGCGTATGGGAATTCTCACCCGTAGGAGACGGCTCCCAACGCGCGTGCCGGGTCGATTTGACCTTGAATTACGGCTTTGAAAATGCCACCCTGGGCAGGCTGGTCGGGCCGGTTTTCGACAAGATCGCCTCCACGTTAGTGGAGGCCTTTGTCAAGCGCGCTCAGCAGGTCTATGGCGAGTGAAGCATTGATTTCAGTCGCCGTTTGTTACAGCGCGGCGGCGCGTCAGTTGATCCAAGTCGAAGTGCGAATGCCGCATAACAGCACCGTGGCCGATGCCGTGCGCACCAGCCACCTGCTCGACAATGTTGCCGACGCGGACGTCGATACGCTCGTGACAGGGGTGTGGGGGCGGAAAGTGTCGCCGGACCATCCGCTTCGTGATGGCGACCGTGTGGAGTTGTACAGGCCACTCAAAGTGGACCCCAAAATGGCCCGTCGCGAACGCTTTACGCGGCAAGGTGCACGTGGCACCGGACTGTTTTCCAAGCGCCGCGCCGGAGCAAAGTCAGGGTACTAACCTAACGGCAATCGCTGTCAATGATGCTTTGAATGCGCTTGACTTCTGCGGCGCGTGCCGCGTCGTCCAGAATCTCACGCTCACCGGCTGCATTGGTCTGCGATATGCGAATGCCGGAATCAAAGTTGGCCTTGGCCTGTTTGGCACGGGCACAGTTCTCTACCTTGGCCTTGGCATTGGCTTCTTCGGCAGCCTTGCGTTTGGCGGCATCTGCTTCTGCGGCTTGCTTCTTCTTGGCTTCGAGATCCTTGTCCAGGCCCCCCGTAATCGGCAAACTGGACGCGGCGGGTGCAGGAACGGGTGCCGTGGCATTGCCAACGGCATTCGCGCCAGCATCAGTGACTGCGGCCGCTTTTGCCGCCGTGTTGGGGCGCTTCAAGATGTTCTTTTCCGGAACATCAGAGGGGGGCGCACGGTCGCTGAATACCTTGCGGCCATCCTTGTCCAGCCATTGCCACTGCGCGAGGCAACTGCCACTCAATGCAACGAAAACCAGGCCCAGAAAAACGGAATGTATTCTCATGCGCGCAGTGTAGCCGCCACACACGGAATTTGTCATCCCGAGCGCGGGTACAATCCGTCTTTTGGAGCTTTGACATGCGCCTTCTCGGCAAAGCGCTGACCTTCGACGATGTGTTGTTGGTACCAGCCTTCTCCCAGGTCCTTCCCAAGGACACTTCTCTCGCCACTCGCTTTTCCCGCAATATCGCCCTGAACCTGCCATTGGTTTCCGCCGCCATGGATACGGTGACGGAAGCGCGTCTGGCCATCGCCATCGCGCAGGAAGGCGGCATGGGCATTGTTCACAAGAACCTCACGCCAACGGAACAAGCCGCTCAGGTGGCCAAGGTCAAGCGCTATGAGTCCGGTCTGCTGCGCGACCCGGTCGTCATAACGCCAGACACCACGGTGCGCCAGGTCATGGTGTTGTCGGACCAGTTGGGCGTCTCCGGCTTCCCGGTATGCGAAGGAGGCAAGGTGGTGGGCATTGTGACGGGGCGTGACCTGCGCTTCGAGACCCGCTATGACCAGACCGTGCGCGAAATCATGACGCCCCGCGAGCGTCTGGTGACCGTTCCTGATGGAACCACACCCGAGGCCGCGAAGGCGCTGCTCAACAAGTACAAGCTGGAGCGCTTGCTGGTGGTCAACGACGCCTTTGAGCTCAAGGGCCTGATCACCGTCAAGGACATTACCAAGCAGCTCAACTTCCCCAATGCCGCACGCGATGCGACTGGCCGTCTGCGCGTAGGCGCGGCCGTCGGCGTGGGTGAGGGCACTGAGGAGCGCGTGGAACTTCTGGTCAAGGCCGGTGTGGATGCCATCGTGGTGGACACTGCGCACGGCCACAGCAAGGGCGTGATCGAACGCGTGCGCTGGGTCAAGCAGAACTATCCACACGTGGACGTGGTGGGCGGCAACATCGCCACCGGCGCTGCAGCGCTGGCCCTGGCCGAAGTGGGCGCCGATGCCGTCAAGGTCGGAATCGGCCCTGGTTCCATCTGCACCACACGTATCGTGGCAGGCGTGGGCGTGCCGCAAATCACGGCCATCGACAACGTTGCAACGGCACTCAAGGGCACTGGCGTGCCGTTGATCGCCGACGGCGGAATCCGCTACAGCGGTGATATTTCCAAGGCCATCGCAGCTGGTGCCAGCACGGTGATGATGGGCGGCATGTTTGCCGGTACGGAAGAAGCACCCGGCGAAGTCATTCTGTATCAGGGCCGTAGCTACAAGAGCTACCGCGGCATGGGCAGCATTGGCGCCATGCAGCAGGGCAGTGCGGATCGCTACTTCCAGGAGTCCAGCACCGGCAACCCCAACGCCGACAAGCTGGTGCCCGAAGGCATTGAAGGACGCGTGCCCTACAAAGGCTCCATGGTTGCCATCGTGTTCCAGATGGCCGGCGGCGTGCGTGCGAGCATGGGCTACTGTGGCTGCGCCACCATTGCCGACATGCAGGACAAGGCCGAATTTGTGGAGATCACGACCGCAGGCATCCGAGAAAGCCATGTGCACGATGTGCAGATCACCAAGGAAGCGCCTAACTACCGGGCGGAGTGATAGTCACCCCCCCGGGCTTGCCCACTGCGTGTGGCCGCTTTCCCCCTTGCAGGGGGCAACACCGGCGGGCTGGCTAAGCCAGTCCCGCGGTGTTTCTGGCTGAATGCACGTGCGCCGGCTGACTTATTTTTCTTACTGTTAGGTAACTGGCCATATGTCCAACCATCAGAAAATCCTCATTCTTGACTTCGGTTCGCAGGTCACGCAGCTGATCGCACGCCGTGTGCGCGAGGCACATGTTTTTTGCGAAGTGCATCCTTGTGATGTGACCGACGACTGGTTGCGTGCCTATGCGCGGGACGGTTCGCTCAAGGGCATCATCCTGTCGGGCAGCCATGCCAGCGTGTACGAAGAGACCACCGACAAGGCACCCAAGGCGACCTTTGAGCTGGGTATTCCGGTGCTGGGTATCTGCTACGGCATGCAGACCATGGCACACCAGTTGGGTGGGATGGTGCAAGGTGGCCACAAGCGCGAATTCGGCCATGCAGACGTGCAGGCCCACGGCCACACCGCGTTGCTCGAAGGCATTCAGGACTATGTATCTGAAGGCGAAAGCATGCTGCAAGTGTGGATGAGCCACGGGGACAAGGTGACCGAGCTGCCGCACGGCTTCAAACTGATGGCCAGTACTCCGAGTTGCCCGATTGCCGGCATGGCCGACGAAGTGCGCCGTTTCTATGGTGTGCAGTTTCACCCCGAAGTCACCCACACCAAGCGCGGAGCAGCCATTTTGGAGCGCTTCGTACTGGACATCTGCAATGTGCGTCCCGACTGGATCATGGGCGATTACATTGCCGAAGCCGTGGCCAAGATCCGTGAACAGGTGGGCGACGAGGAGGTCATTCTCGGCTTGTCCGGTGGCGTGGACTCCAGCGTGGCGGCAGCTTTGATCCACCGCGCTATTGGGGACCAGCTGACCTGCGTCTTTGTGGACCATGGCCTGTTGCGTCTGAACGAGGGCGACATGGTGATGGACATGTTCGTTGGCAAGCTGCATGCCAAGGTCGTGCGTGTGGATGCGGAAGCGCAGTTCCTGGGGCACCTGGCAGGCGTGAGCGATCCGGAGGCCAAGCGCAAGATCATTGGCCGTGAATTCGTGGAAGTATTCAAGGCCGAAGCAGCCAAGCTCAAGAATGACCAGGCGCGCCATGTGGCTTGGCTGGCGCAGGGCACCATCTACCCTGACGTGATCGAGTCCGGCGGTGCCAAGAGCAAGAAGGCGGTCACCATCAAGAGCCACCACAACGTGGGTGGCCTGCCCGAGCAATTGGGCCTGAAGCTGCTGGAGCCCCTGCGCGAGCTGTTCAAGGATGAGGTGCGTGAACTCGGTGTGGCGCTGGGTTTGCCCTACCACATGGTGTACCGCCACCCGTTCCCCGGGCCAGGCCTGGGCGTGCGTATCCTTGGCGAGATCAAGAAGGAATATGCCGACCTGCTGCGGCGCGCCGATGCCATCTTCATCGAAGAGTTGCGCAATTTCGTGGATGAAACAACTGGCAAGAGCTGGTACGACCTCACCAGCCAAGCTTTTACCGTGTTCCTTCCGGTCAAGAGCGTGGGCGTGATGGGGGACGGCCGCACCTATGACTATGTGGTGGCATTGCGCGCCGTGCAGACCAGTGACTTCATGACGGCTGATTGGGCTGAGCTGCCCTATGCGCTGCTCAAGAAAGTGTCCAGCCGCATCATCAACGAAGTGCGCGGCATCAACCGGGTCACCTACGACGTCAGCAGCAAACCGCCCGCCACCATCGAGTGGGAATAAGCCGCAGCGCCTGACACCATGACCGCGTCCCCGTCCGCGCAGCCGCAGGATACGGACTTCATGCAATTGGCGCTGCAACTGGCCGCAGAGGCTGCTGCGGCGGGTGAAGTGCCGGTGGGTGCGGTTGTGGTCAAGGATGGCGTGGTCATTGGAACGGGGCGCAACCACCCAATTCGATCGTCGGACCCCACTGCCCACGCAGAAGTCGCAGCATTGCGCGCAGCCGCAAACACCTTGGGCAATTACCGGCTGGACGATTGCACCTTGTATGTGACGCTGGAGCCATGCGCCATGTGCAGCGGGGCCATATTGCATGCGCGGATCGGCCGCGTCGTTTTTGGCGCGCCCGACAGCAAGACCGGCTGTGCCGGATCGGTGCTGAACCTGTTTGCACAAAGCCAGCTCAACCACCAGACCAGCGTGCAGGGCGGCGTCATGGCCTCCCAAGCAACATCGTTGTTGCAGGCGTTCTTTCGCGACAAGCGATCCCTGCAGCGCCAATTGGCTGAGCCCTTACGTGAGGATGCATTACGCACGCCGGACGGCCGGTTTGACGGTCTACCGTCGTATCCATGGCATCCCCATTACGTATCCGATTTGCCCTGCCTGGCGGGCTTGCGAATGCACTTCGTTGACGAGGGGCCAAGGTCGGGCGCGCGGGTTTGGTTGCTGCTCCATCCCGTACCTGGATGGAGCTATTCATTGCATGAGCTGATTGCCAAAGGAATAGGGCAGGGGCTGCGCGTGGTGGTCCCCGATCTGATCGGTTTTGGCAAGAGCGACAAACCCAAGCGTGCGGACTTTCACTCTTTCGACTTTCATGCGCAGTCATTGGTGGAGCTGGTGGAGAGGCTGGACCTGACCGGCGTTACCGCCATGGCAACTCCTTCGACACTGGCGCTGGCAAATCAACTCGCGAAACGTTTGCCGGGGCGTGTGGACGGCTGCGTTGTGCAGAGCGTGTCGGCACCAGATGTCACATCTGTTGAATACAGTGCGTGGCAGGCACCATATCCCGACGCAGGTCACCGCGCTGGCGAGCGAGCCTGGATTTCCAAGTGACGAGCTAACCGATAATGATCCGGTGAAAAAACATATCTACATCTATTCCCCTTCGGGAGCTGTGCGAGACAAGGCAGCTTTTCGCCGCGGCGTCAAACGTCTCAAGACACTGGGGCATGAAGTGGAGGTGGACTCCGATGCGTTGCGCAGCCATATGCGCTTTGCCGGCGACGATGACACGCGCGTGGCAGCCATTCAGCGTGCGGCAGACAGCGGCGCCGATGTGGCGCTGATATCGCGCGGGGGTTATGGGCTGACCCGGATTCTGGATCGCATTCCCTACAAGGCAATTTCCAAAGCGATCAAGGGTGGGACCCACTTCGTTGGCATCAGTGATTTCACTGCGCTGCAATTGGCGCTCCTTAAGAAAACCGGCGCGGTGTCATGGGCTGGGCCTGCCGTATGTGAAGGCTTTGGTGCCGATCCGCTTCCCGATGACATCATGGAAGACTGCTTTCAGGACCTTTTGCTGGGGCAAGGCGAGGGCGCTGGGTGGCGACTGCCTGCAGGGAACCGCTCGGATCAAATTGCAGAATGGGGCTGTAGCAGTGCCACGCTTTGGGGGGGCAACCTGGCGGTACTGGTCTCCCTGTTGGGAACTCCCTACTTTCCCGAGGTCAAGGGCGGTGTCCTGTTCCTGGAAGATGTGGCGGAGCCGCCGTACCGCGTGGAGCGGATGTTGACCCAGTTATTGCACAGCGGTGTGTTGGCCAGGCAGAAAGCCATCGTACTGGGGCAATTTACCGAATACAAGCTGACACCCCATGACAAAGGCTTCAATCTGCGTACAGTCACGCAGTGGTTGACGTCCCAATTGCGAATCCCTGTCCTCAGCAATCTACCTTTTGGACATGTTCCGACCAAAGTGCTGCTGCCAGTTGGGGCCAAGGTGGATTTGGTGGTGCAAGGGCGCGATGCCCTGATGGCCTGGGGCCATATATGAAGAGGAAAATTGCCCGAATCGTGATGAATGTCGGCCATACGAAGGTATTCCTTCTGCGGCCTGATTCAATGCTCTAAACTCCCAACTTAACCACGTATCGGGATAAACGGGAATGGGTGTTCCAGCCACTGTCGTATTTACGGACCTGCATGGCAGCACAGCCGTGTTCGAGGCCCTAGGCAATGCGCAGGCAACCGAAACCATTACCCAAATAACGGCCTGGATCGTGCGCCATTGTGAGCAATCCAACGGGCGCGTGGTAAAGACTCTAGGCGACGGTGTGCTGGCACTTTTCGCGGATGGTGAGAGTGCCGTGAAGGCGGTAGTTGAACTTCAGCGCGAGCACCACAAGCAGGTATTGCGCTCTCCGCATCAGGCGACTTTGCCCATTCGGATCGGGTTGGCCAGCGGTGATGTGGAAATGGTGGACAACGACTGCTATGGAGATGCAGTGAACGTCGCGTCACGGTTGTGCGACCTGTGCGGTCCCCACCAGATTTGGGCAGATTCCGCTTCGCTTCAACGGGTCAACGAGGCTCAGGGTGTGACTTTTCGCATGCTGGGCCCCATCAGCGTCCGTGGACGCGCCGAGCCCGTCAACGTTTACCAGATTGAATGGCGGGAAGAACAGGCCTCTGAATTCCTGACCATGCAGGGTGACATGGATCCCGATGCCGTAGATGGCGCGTCCGACGTACTGGGCCGTGAAATCGAGCTGAAGTGGCTGGGCCAGACCAAGCGTTTCCGGTCCTTTGAGCTTCCGGCCCACATCGGCCGTGTGCGCAACGTCGATTTCATGGTCAACGACCCCCGTGTATCACGAACCCACGCCCGACTGGAATGGAGAAACGGCAGCGTGGTGCTGGTCGATCTCAGCAGCTATGGCAGTTGGATCCGATTTGCTGGATCCAAAGGTGGTGACGTGTTGCTGCGGCGTGAGGAGTGTGTGCTGCACGGCAGTGGAGAGTTGGCCCTGGGAGCTTCGTTCGCGGATCCCACCGTGCCAACGATTCAGTTCAAGGTCACATGAGCTTCATTGTTCGTATTTATTTATTAACATAATATACATCGTATGAAGCAATCGTTACTTCACATTCACCACCCGGCCTTGCTGTTGATTGCCCGTATGGCCGCCAAAATGGCCGGCACGGTGGATGCATTCTGATTTTTTTGTGCGAACTCCAAGGCGGATAGGCCTTGTGCATTCTTCACTGTGACGTCAGCACCGGCATCCAGCAGCACTTGAACCGTATCTGCGTTGCCATACATGGCTGCCATCATCAAAGGTGTGGTTCCGTTTGGAGATTCAGCATCGATATAGGCGTAATGGTCCAGCAAAAGCCGGACGATCTCGGGATGACCGCCAGTCGCGGCATAGTGCAATGCGGTCCAGCCTGTCTTATTCACGTCGGCATCGCGATCCAGCAATTGTCGGCAGATGGCTGTCTGGCCTTTGAGCGCAGCCAGCATCAGAGGACTCTCATCTTTGTTGGAGCGGACTTCGATCAGGGTGGATGGTTGGGATATCAGCAGCTGAGCTGCGGCAAAGGAGTCTTGCCTAAGCGCTACCAGTAGCGCATATTGACCTTCGGGGTTTACCGTGTTGGGGTCAATGCCCCGCGCAAGCAGCGCCTTGAGTTCGTGGGTGTTGTCATGCGTGATCGCAACGAAGAAGTCCTCATAGGATCCGGCATGCGCGCATGAAAATACAACAAAAACATATAGATACAAGAACCTTTTAAGGTAATGCATCAAGATATCAAACGCGGAATAGGCGTGAAAAATTATCGCTGCTGGCCTTGGCAATGATTTCCACAGGCACATTTCTAACCGCAGCCAGCTGTTTCGCTACATAGGGAACATAAGACGGATTGTTGGTCTTCCCACGAAATGGCACAGGCGCCAGATAGGGGCTATCCGTCTCGATAAGCATGCGATCCAGCGGCACCATGGCGGCCACTTCCCGCAAATCGCCTGCAGTCTTGAAAGTCACGATGCCGGAAAAGGAAATGTAAAAGCCCAGGTCCAGTGCCGCCTTGGCGACTTCCATGGTTTCTGTGAAGCAATGGAATACGCCACCCGCGCAATCAGAACCACCAGTTTCACCCTCCTCCTTGAGCAATGCCAAGGTGTCATCGGAGGCACTGCGGGTATGGATGACCAGGGGCTTACGCAACTGGCGTGCAGCACGGATATGCGTGCGAAACCGCTCCCGTTGCCACTCCATGTCGACGATGCTGCGTCCATTCAGGCGGTAATAGTCCAGACCGGTTTCGCCAATGGCTATCACCTTGGGCAGTGCGCCAAGATGTAGCAGGTCCTGCAGACTGGGTTCGGCCACACCCTCGTTATCCGGGTGCACACCGGCACTGGCCCAGAAATTGTCGTATTGGGTGGCCAGTTGATGAACTTGTGGAAACTCTTCCAGCGTGGTGCAGATGCACAGGGCCCGTGTAACCTGGGCGTCCGACATGGCCTGCCGGATAGTGTCCAGCGATTCAACGAGCTCGGGAAAGGTCAGATGGCAGTGGGAATCGGTAAACACTCAAATGGTCTGCGTTGGTCGTTCGGACGCCATGTGGGCACCCAGAATCTCTTCAATCTTGAGCTTGAGCGCCCTGCTCTTCTCGTCTTTGGGGAAGGTGATTCCCACCCCCTGCGTGCGACCACCAGCAGCCCTTGCCGGCGTGACCCAGGCCACCTTGCCGGCGACCGGGTAGCGCTGCATGTCATCGGGCAGGGACAGCAGCACATAGACGTCGTCACCCAAGGCGTAATCCCGTGTGGTGGGAATGAAGATACCGCCGTCCGCAAAGGCGGGAATGTAGGCTGCGTACAGGGCAGCCCGCTCCTTAATGGAAAGCTGGATGACGCTGGGGCGGGGGGATACGGATTCAGTGGCCATGGATATTCTTCAGTGAGCTGAGTTTAGGGCCGTTCTGGCTTGTTCCACAAGCGCCTCCTGCATCAGCCCGGCATTGAATGGATGATCCATCGTGCTGCGGCTTTGTTTCAATGCCGCCGCCCAACGGGAAAGCGCAGCCAGTGACGGCGCGTGGGCCGAGTCGGGGCGTTTGAGATCAAAGAAGCGCGGCTCAGCCCCCTGAAGCACACACAAAGTGTCGTGGCAAAGCTTCTGTAGCGCGTCGACCAGGTGCTGAACAGACCAATCTTTCACAAACGCTGTTTCCCCTGCGGCCATCGCCTGCGGAAATCTTTGCCAATCTTCCGCACGACGGCCAGAAGCCTGCAAACTCAAGACGTCTTCCGGACGGCCACCAGCAGCCTTGAGCAGGCTGGAAGTCTGGGCCACGTCCACCCCTTGGCTTTGCAGCCATTGCTGTGCCACGGTGGTCTCGGGCCAGACCATGGCATGGCCCAGGCAGCGGCTGCGAATGGTTGGCAATAGCTGGTGCGAAGACTCGGTAGCCAGAACAAAGCGCACATCGCCGGCTGGCTCTTCCAGAGTCTTGAGCAAGGCATTGGCGGTAATCGCGTTCATCTGCTCTGCCGGATAAACCAGCACAACCTTTCCGCGGCCACGCGCACTGGTGCGCTGCGAGAACTCGATGGCGTCGCGCATGGCGTCGATGCGGATCTCCCGGCTGGGCTTGCGCTTCTTGTCATCAATCTCAGCCTGCGCTTTTTCACTCAATGGCCAGGCCAACTCCATCATGGTGGTCTCCGGCATGAGTACGCACAGATCGGCGTGGGTACGCACCGCAATGGCGTGGCAACTGGAACACTGGCCGCAGGCACCATGGTCGCTCGGGCTCTCGCATAACCAGGCACGGGCCAATTCCAGTGCCAGTCGGTATTGCCCTAGGCCCGAGGGACCGTGCAACAGCCAGGCGTGGCCCTGTTGGGTCAACAGTTGCCGGGTTTGCGATGCAATCCAGGGCGGGGGCAGATCGATCTGCTCGGTCATGGCAGCAGCGCCTTTATGCGCACCGAGGCAATCACCTGTTCCCAGACCGCATCAGGCGTCAGGTTGGCGTCGATACGGGCAAAGCGTTGGGGATCGGAAGCACAGCGGCGACCATAGGCGGCGGCCACTTTTTCAAAGAAAGCGCCAGATTGGGCCTCAAACTTGTCCGGCACCCGTGCGGACGCCAGCCGAGCAGCGGCCACTGCGGGTGGAAGGTCGAACCAGATGGTCAAATGGGGCTGAAGCAGCACGTCACCACCCTGCACCCATTGCTCCAGACGCTCCAGAACCCCCCAATCAAAACCGCGCCCGCCACCTTGGTAGGCAAATGTCGCATCGGTGAAGCGGTCACACAGCACCACTTCGCCACGCGCCAAGGCTGGTCGGATGACCTCGACGATGTGGTCGCGGCGGGCGGCGAATACGAGTAAGGCCTCGGTCATGGCATCCATCGGATCGTTGAGCACCATGGTTCTCAAGCGTTCAGCCAAAGGAGTTCCACCCGGCTCCCGGGTCAAGGTAACAACCTTTCCCTGGGCCTTGAAAGCTTGGGACAGCCGCTCGATGTGGGTGGACTTGCCGGCCCCGTCGATGCCTTCAAAACTGATAAAGGTTCCGCTCATTGCTGCCCGCGTTGGTATTTGTTGACTGCCCGATTGTGCTCGTCCAGTGTGGCGCTGAATTCACTGCTGCCATCTCCGCGGGCAACAAAATACAGCGCGTTGGACGTCGCCGGCTGCACTGCCGCCAACAACGCGCCGCGCCCCGGCATGGCAATCGGCGTAGGTGGCAAGCCCGTGCGGGTGTAGGTATTCCATGGCGTATCGTTTTGGAGATCCGCCTTGCGCAGGTTCCCGTCAAAGCCCTGGCCCAGGCCGTATATAACAGTGGGGTCGGTTTGCAAGCGCATGCCAATGCGCAGGCGGTTGGAGAAGACAGCGGCAATCTGGGGGCGGTCACTGGCCCTGCCAGTCTCCTTTTCCACAATGCTGGCGAGTGTCAACGCCTCCTGGGGAGACTTGAGCGGACTTTGCGCAGAGCGCTGAGCCCAGGCGGCCTCCAGCTTTTTGTCCATGGCGCGCGCGGCGCGTTGCAGCAAGGCCAAGTCCGT contains:
- the tadA gene encoding tRNA adenosine(34) deaminase TadA — translated: MTASPSAQPQDTDFMQLALQLAAEAAAAGEVPVGAVVVKDGVVIGTGRNHPIRSSDPTAHAEVAALRAAANTLGNYRLDDCTLYVTLEPCAMCSGAILHARIGRVVFGAPDSKTGCAGSVLNLFAQSQLNHQTSVQGGVMASQATSLLQAFFRDKRSLQRQLAEPLREDALRTPDGRFDGLPSYPWHPHYVSDLPCLAGLRMHFVDEGPRSGARVWLLLHPVPGWSYSLHELIAKGIGQGLRVVVPDLIGFGKSDKPKRADFHSFDFHAQSLVELVERLDLTGVTAMATPSTLALANQLAKRLPGRVDGCVVQSVSAPDVTSVEYSAWQAPYPDAGHRAGERAWISK
- a CDS encoding LD-carboxypeptidase, translated to MKKHIYIYSPSGAVRDKAAFRRGVKRLKTLGHEVEVDSDALRSHMRFAGDDDTRVAAIQRAADSGADVALISRGGYGLTRILDRIPYKAISKAIKGGTHFVGISDFTALQLALLKKTGAVSWAGPAVCEGFGADPLPDDIMEDCFQDLLLGQGEGAGWRLPAGNRSDQIAEWGCSSATLWGGNLAVLVSLLGTPYFPEVKGGVLFLEDVAEPPYRVERMLTQLLHSGVLARQKAIVLGQFTEYKLTPHDKGFNLRTVTQWLTSQLRIPVLSNLPFGHVPTKVLLPVGAKVDLVVQGRDALMAWGHI
- a CDS encoding adenylate/guanylate cyclase domain-containing protein; this encodes MGVPATVVFTDLHGSTAVFEALGNAQATETITQITAWIVRHCEQSNGRVVKTLGDGVLALFADGESAVKAVVELQREHHKQVLRSPHQATLPIRIGLASGDVEMVDNDCYGDAVNVASRLCDLCGPHQIWADSASLQRVNEAQGVTFRMLGPISVRGRAEPVNVYQIEWREEQASEFLTMQGDMDPDAVDGASDVLGREIELKWLGQTKRFRSFELPAHIGRVRNVDFMVNDPRVSRTHARLEWRNGSVVLVDLSSYGSWIRFAGSKGGDVLLRREECVLHGSGELALGASFADPTVPTIQFKVT
- a CDS encoding ankyrin repeat domain-containing protein: MHYLKRFLYLYVFVVFSCAHAGSYEDFFVAITHDNTHELKALLARGIDPNTVNPEGQYALLVALRQDSFAAAQLLISQPSTLIEVRSNKDESPLMLAALKGQTAICRQLLDRDADVNKTGWTALHYAATGGHPEIVRLLLDHYAYIDAESPNGTTPLMMAAMYGNADTVQVLLDAGADVTVKNAQGLSALEFAQKNQNASTVPAILAAIRAINSKAGW
- a CDS encoding TatD family hydrolase — translated: MFTDSHCHLTFPELVESLDTIRQAMSDAQVTRALCICTTLEEFPQVHQLATQYDNFWASAGVHPDNEGVAEPSLQDLLHLGALPKVIAIGETGLDYYRLNGRSIVDMEWQRERFRTHIRAARQLRKPLVIHTRSASDDTLALLKEEGETGGSDCAGGVFHCFTETMEVAKAALDLGFYISFSGIVTFKTAGDLREVAAMVPLDRMLIETDSPYLAPVPFRGKTNNPSYVPYVAKQLAAVRNVPVEIIAKASSDNFSRLFRV
- a CDS encoding PilZ domain-containing protein — protein: MATESVSPRPSVIQLSIKERAALYAAYIPAFADGGIFIPTTRDYALGDDVYVLLSLPDDMQRYPVAGKVAWVTPARAAGGRTQGVGITFPKDEKSRALKLKIEEILGAHMASERPTQTI
- a CDS encoding DNA polymerase III subunit delta', which codes for MTEQIDLPPPWIASQTRQLLTQQGHAWLLHGPSGLGQYRLALELARAWLCESPSDHGACGQCSSCHAIAVRTHADLCVLMPETTMMELAWPLSEKAQAEIDDKKRKPSREIRIDAMRDAIEFSQRTSARGRGKVVLVYPAEQMNAITANALLKTLEEPAGDVRFVLATESSHQLLPTIRSRCLGHAMVWPETTVAQQWLQSQGVDVAQTSSLLKAAGGRPEDVLSLQASGRRAEDWQRFPQAMAAGETAFVKDWSVQHLVDALQKLCHDTLCVLQGAEPRFFDLKRPDSAHAPSLAALSRWAAALKQSRSTMDHPFNAGLMQEALVEQARTALNSAH
- the tmk gene encoding dTMP kinase, yielding MSGTFISFEGIDGAGKSTHIERLSQAFKAQGKVVTLTREPGGTPLAERLRTMVLNDPMDAMTEALLVFAARRDHIVEVIRPALARGEVVLCDRFTDATFAYQGGGRGFDWGVLERLEQWVQGGDVLLQPHLTIWFDLPPAVAAARLASARVPDKFEAQSGAFFEKVAAAYGRRCASDPQRFARIDANLTPDAVWEQVIASVRIKALLP